A section of the Tamandua tetradactyla isolate mTamTet1 chromosome 4, mTamTet1.pri, whole genome shotgun sequence genome encodes:
- the SHISA2 gene encoding protein shisa-2 homolog, with the protein MWGGSRSVAAPSGNRRAAVLLRLLVAALLAAGARASGEYCHGWLDAQGVWRLGFQCPERFDGGDATICCGSCALRYCCSSAEARLDQGGCDNDRQQGAGEPGRTDKDGPDGSAVPIYVPFLIVGSVFVAFIILGSFVAACCCRCLRPKQEPQQSRAPGGPRLLETIPMIPSASTSRGSSSRQSSTAASSSSSANSGARAPPTRSQTNCCLPEGAMNNVYVNMPTNFSVLNCQQATQIVPHQGQYLHPPYVGYTVPHDSVPMTPVPPFMDGLQPGYRQIQPPFPHNTGEQKMFPAVTV; encoded by the exons ATGTGGGGCGGCAGCCGCTCGGTCGCCGCGCCCTCGGGGAACCGGCGCGCCGCTGTGCTCCTGCGGCTGCTGGTGGCCGCACTGCTGGCGGCGGGCGCACGGGCCAGCGGCGAGTACTGCCACGGCTGGCTGGACGCGCAGGGCGTCTGGCGCCTCGGCTTCCAGTGCCCCGAGCGCTTCGACGGCGGCGACGCCACCATCTGCTGCGGCAGCTGCGCCCTGCGGTACTGCTGCTCCAGCGCCGAGGCGCGCCTCGACCAGGGCGGCTGTGACAACGACCGCCAGCAGGGCGCCGGAGAGCCGGGACGGACCGACAAAGATGGCCCTGACGGTTCTGCAG TGCCCATCTACGTCCCGTTCCTCATCGTGGGGTCGGTGTTTGTGGCCTTCATCATCCTGGGCTCCTTCGTGGCTGCGTGCTGCTGCAGATGCCTGCGGCCCAAGCAGGAGCCGCAGCAGAGCCGGGCGCCCGGCGGCCCCCGCCTGCTGGAGACCATCCCCATGATCCCCAGCGCCAGCACATCCCGCGGCTCCTCCTCGCGCCAGTCCAGCACCGCTGCCAGCTCCAGCTCCAGCGCCAACTCGGGCGCCCGGGCGCCCCCGACGCGGTCCCAGACCAACTGCTGCTTGCCCGAGGGGGCCATGAACAACGTGTACGTCAACATGCCCACGAACTTCTCCGTGCTCAACTGCCAGCAGGCCACCCAGATCGTGCCGCACCAGGGGCAGTATCTGCACCCCCCCTACGTGGGGTACACGGTACCCCATGACTCTGTGCCTATGACGCCTGTGCCCCCGTTCATGGACGGCCTGCAGCCTGGCTACAGGCAGATCCAGCCGCCCTTCCCCCACAATACCGGCGAGCAGAAGATGTTCCCGGCAGTGACCGTGTAA